One window from the genome of Eriocheir sinensis breed Jianghai 21 chromosome 7, ASM2467909v1, whole genome shotgun sequence encodes:
- the LOC126995230 gene encoding cuticle protein AMP4-like, translating into MMKFAVLICLAGLAVAEKLPAAPTPPPVLILLQQQLNPDALGAHSSNFEADNGIKVQQAGREGLTGGANIEGSYSFPLANGELATVNFVADEGGFRPDSSLLPVAPLPLHPMPQHAIEQIEKARLEDEAKARAEATGAPAQ; encoded by the exons ATGATGAAGTTT GCCGTTCTCATCTGCCTGGCCGGCCTTGCCGTCGCCGAGAAGCTCCCCGccgcccccaccccgcccccagtcctcatcctcctccagcAGCAGCTGAACCCAGACGCCCTTGGTGCCCACAGCTCAAACTTCGAAGCTGACAACGGCATCAAGGTCCAGCAGGCGGGCCGTGAGGGATTAACCGGGGGCGCCAACATTGAGGGCTCGTACAG CTTCCCTCTGGCTAACGGCGAACTGGCTACCGTGAACTTCGTGGCCGATGAGGGTGGCTTCCGTCccgactcctccctcctccccgtggctccccttcccctccaccccatgCCCCAGCACGCCATTGAGCAGATCGAGAAGGCAAGGCTTGAGGACGAGGCCAAGGCGCGCGCTGAGGCTACCGGTGCCCCCGCTCAGTAA